A region of Toxorhynchites rutilus septentrionalis strain SRP chromosome 1, ASM2978413v1, whole genome shotgun sequence DNA encodes the following proteins:
- the LOC129761572 gene encoding uncharacterized protein LOC129761572 yields the protein MSTNYKRKSNRQSWTAQQLEQAINAVKSGSPVKTAARSYAIPRSTLIRHLTSPTVSTRLGPLDSVFNSQQEEELVQHLLDLEKRFYGITMTNVRKLAFDLAEKNGLPHPFNKSTKTAGKAWLSNFLKRNPKLSFRKAEATSAARARGFNKPAVSAFYDLLEEALKDPKLTPDRVLNADETSVCTEV from the exons ATGTCTACAAATTACAAGCGCAAGAGTAACCGGCAGTCATGGACCGCTCAGCAGTTGGAACAAGCCATTAATGCTGTAAAAAGTGGATCGCCGGTGAAGACAGCAGCAAGAAGTTACGCAATTCCAAGATCCACACTGATTCGCCACCTCACAAGTCCAACTGTATCAACTCGGCTAGGACCTCTTGATTCCGTATTCAATTCTCAACAAGAAGAGGAGCTGGTACAACATCTGTTGGATTTGGAAAAAAGGTTCTATGGAATAACGATGACTAATGTTCGAAAGCTTGCTTTTGATCTggccgaaaaaaatggattgccaCACCCGTTCAACAAGTCTACCAAGACGGCTGGAAAAGCTTGGCTAAGCAATTTTCTGAAACGAAATCCCAAATTGTCGTTCCGTAAAGCTGAAGCTACCTCTGCCGCCCGAGCCAGAGGCTTCAATAAGCCAGCAGTATCTGCGTTTTACGATTTGCTGGAAGAAGCGCTGAAAGATCCCAAATTGACGCCAGATCGTGTTTTGAACGCCGATGAGACTAGTGTTTGTACC GAAGTCTAA